One region of Jatrophihabitans cynanchi genomic DNA includes:
- a CDS encoding energy-coupling factor transporter transmembrane component T, translating to MTALPRLLHPAAWWLWALGLAYAAMRTTNPLLLLEIATVAGVVVSARRGQAPWANAYGLLLKFGAVTVVLTMALQLLIGVRVPGHVLFRLPTVALPSWLNGLSLGGPITGEAVLNAFTAGLRLAVLVACFGAANALAHPARLVRILPAALYEVGVAIVVAMTFVPQLAESVVRVRAAQRLRGRPMTGLRGLRGIAVPVLEEALERAIHLAASMDSRGYGRRAERSAMARRASAAALLLGLAGAVAGTYQVIGGARDHGVGLALLVAGPAVALAGGLLAGSRGRRTRYRPDHWRWAETLVVGCAAAVVVAYQITVAGSPAAGVPFAWPGLELVPFLATLVAALPALATPPVPTATTRARLAVAAP from the coding sequence GTGACCGCGCTGCCCCGCTTGCTGCACCCGGCGGCCTGGTGGCTGTGGGCGCTCGGCCTGGCGTACGCCGCGATGCGCACGACGAATCCCCTGCTGCTGCTGGAGATCGCGACGGTTGCCGGGGTGGTGGTGAGTGCCCGCAGGGGGCAGGCGCCGTGGGCGAACGCGTACGGGCTGCTGCTCAAGTTCGGCGCGGTCACGGTCGTGCTCACGATGGCTCTGCAACTGCTGATCGGTGTCCGCGTTCCCGGCCATGTGCTGTTCCGCCTGCCGACGGTGGCGTTACCGTCGTGGCTGAACGGGCTCTCGCTCGGCGGGCCGATCACCGGCGAGGCGGTGCTGAACGCGTTCACCGCCGGGCTGCGGCTCGCCGTCCTGGTCGCCTGCTTCGGTGCCGCGAACGCGTTGGCTCACCCGGCGCGGCTGGTGCGCATCCTGCCCGCGGCGCTCTACGAGGTGGGTGTGGCGATCGTGGTCGCGATGACGTTCGTGCCGCAGCTCGCCGAGTCGGTGGTGCGGGTGCGCGCGGCGCAGCGGCTGCGCGGGCGGCCGATGACCGGTCTACGCGGGCTGCGCGGCATCGCCGTACCGGTGCTGGAGGAAGCGCTGGAGCGTGCGATTCACCTTGCCGCGTCGATGGATTCGCGCGGGTACGGCCGTCGCGCCGAACGCTCGGCCATGGCCCGCCGGGCGAGCGCGGCGGCGCTGCTGCTCGGGCTCGCCGGCGCGGTGGCCGGCACCTACCAGGTGATCGGCGGCGCTCGCGATCACGGTGTGGGGCTGGCGTTGCTGGTCGCCGGTCCGGCGGTGGCGCTTGCCGGTGGCCTGCTGGCCGGCAGCAGAGGGCGACGCACCCGGTACCGTCCGGACCACTGGCGCTGGGCCGAGACGCTCGTGGTGGGGTGCGCGGCCGCCGTGGTCGTGGCCTACCAGATCACCGTGGCCGGCTCCCCCGCCGCCGGCGTCCCGTTCGCCTGGCCGGGGCTGGAGTTGGTGCCGTTCCTGGCCACGCTCGTCGCGGCGCTGCCCGCCCTTGCCACGCCTCCGGTGCCGACCGCGACGACGCGCGCGCGGCTGGCGGTGGCGGCACCGTGA
- a CDS encoding sensor histidine kinase encodes MRQELLNRLRLLLWAGAATGLAVASLVLFVLTLAGFPLVLVWIGLPMVFGGIVAVRPIGNVHRRYAGALLGRELGSPYLRPVPGNLLVRLRALLADPATWRDLAWLTVNATVGLALSLMAIVEAILDLLFWWLPAGVLIRVHAYLACALLAPNDRTTLAQRVQQLTESRAETVDTSAAELRRIERDLHDGAQARLVALGMSLGMAEEQLARDPDAVRALLAEARETSSQALTELRDLVRGIHPPVLADRGLVGAVQALCLASPIPIAVQADVPQRLPAPVESAAYFAVAETVTNVIKHSGATAAEVRLEHRDGALHLQVSDNGTGGADPARGTGLRGIERRLGAFDGTLAVQSPPGGPTVAAMVLPCALSSPRTSPSCGTG; translated from the coding sequence ATGCGTCAGGAACTGCTCAACCGGCTCCGGCTCCTGCTGTGGGCGGGTGCTGCGACCGGGCTCGCCGTCGCCAGCCTGGTGCTGTTCGTGCTGACCCTCGCCGGCTTCCCGCTGGTGCTGGTGTGGATCGGCCTGCCGATGGTCTTCGGCGGCATCGTGGCGGTGCGCCCGATCGGGAACGTGCACCGCCGGTACGCGGGCGCGCTGCTGGGCCGCGAACTCGGCTCGCCCTACCTGCGCCCGGTGCCGGGGAACCTGCTGGTGCGGCTGCGTGCCCTGCTCGCGGACCCGGCCACCTGGCGGGATCTCGCCTGGCTGACCGTGAACGCGACCGTCGGGCTGGCGCTGTCGCTGATGGCCATCGTCGAGGCGATCCTGGACCTGCTGTTCTGGTGGCTGCCGGCGGGCGTGCTGATCCGCGTGCACGCCTACCTGGCCTGCGCCCTGCTCGCGCCGAACGATCGGACCACGCTGGCCCAACGCGTCCAGCAGTTGACCGAGTCGCGCGCCGAGACCGTCGACACGTCCGCGGCCGAACTGCGCCGCATCGAGCGCGACCTGCACGACGGCGCGCAAGCCCGGCTGGTCGCGCTCGGCATGAGCCTCGGGATGGCCGAGGAGCAGCTGGCGCGGGACCCGGACGCGGTGCGCGCCCTGCTCGCCGAGGCGCGCGAGACGTCCAGCCAGGCGCTGACCGAGTTGCGTGACCTGGTGCGCGGCATCCACCCGCCGGTGCTGGCCGACCGCGGCCTGGTGGGCGCGGTCCAGGCGCTGTGCCTCGCGTCGCCGATCCCGATCGCGGTGCAGGCCGACGTCCCGCAGCGGCTGCCCGCGCCGGTCGAGTCGGCGGCCTACTTCGCCGTTGCCGAGACGGTCACCAACGTGATCAAGCACAGCGGTGCGACGGCCGCCGAAGTCCGGCTGGAGCATCGCGACGGGGCGCTGCACCTGCAGGTGAGCGACAACGGCACCGGCGGCGCCGACCCGGCGCGCGGCACCGGGCTGCGCGGGATCGAGCGGCGGCTCGGCGCGTTCGACGGCACGCTCGCGGTGCAGAGCCCGCCGGGCGGTCCGACGGTCGCGGCTATGGTGCTGCCGTGCGCGTTGTCATCGCCGAGGACCTCGCCCTCCTGCGGGACGGGCTGA
- a CDS encoding Rieske 2Fe-2S domain-containing protein has protein sequence MAEPWRERARQVGWVLLPLRAFLAIVFLDGGISKIADPRFLDDASPLSMHASVTAIRANSPIGGALGVVQSHSVAFGVAMAVAELAVGIGLALGLFTRIAAAGGMLLALSLWLTVSWGASPWFTSADVVYLFALTPLLIAGAGWLSLDAWLDRMRAAHPRDDRTRRALLAGGTALVGAMVLGLAALSRPSHRSRRQRQIDTALPSQPLTPVGDVPVGGAVQVTVRSADEPAWVLQLQAGAFTAFDARCPHQGCIVDFVSAADGFACPCHHSRFDPQGRRLDGPAPRGLTPIPVRVQDGDVRTR, from the coding sequence ATGGCCGAACCGTGGCGCGAGCGCGCCCGCCAGGTCGGCTGGGTGCTGCTGCCACTGCGGGCCTTCCTCGCGATCGTCTTCCTCGACGGCGGCATCTCCAAGATCGCCGATCCGCGTTTCCTCGACGACGCCTCGCCACTGTCGATGCACGCCTCGGTCACCGCGATCCGCGCGAACAGCCCGATCGGCGGTGCGCTCGGAGTGGTCCAGAGCCACTCGGTCGCCTTCGGAGTCGCCATGGCCGTTGCCGAACTCGCCGTCGGGATCGGGCTCGCGCTGGGCCTGTTCACCCGGATCGCCGCGGCCGGCGGGATGCTGCTCGCGCTCTCGCTGTGGCTGACGGTCAGTTGGGGCGCCTCGCCGTGGTTCACCAGTGCGGACGTCGTGTACCTGTTCGCGCTCACTCCGCTGCTGATCGCGGGCGCGGGCTGGCTGTCGCTGGACGCCTGGCTGGACCGGATGCGCGCCGCGCACCCGCGCGACGACCGCACCCGCCGCGCCCTGCTCGCCGGTGGCACCGCGCTCGTCGGCGCGATGGTGCTCGGGCTGGCCGCGCTGTCACGTCCGTCGCACCGCTCGCGCCGGCAACGGCAGATCGACACCGCGCTGCCGTCCCAGCCGCTCACGCCGGTCGGCGACGTCCCGGTCGGTGGGGCGGTGCAGGTCACCGTCCGGTCCGCCGACGAGCCGGCCTGGGTGCTGCAGCTGCAGGCCGGCGCATTCACCGCATTCGACGCGCGCTGCCCGCACCAGGGCTGCATCGTGGACTTCGTCTCGGCCGCCGACGGCTTCGCCTGCCCGTGCCACCACTCGCGGTTCGATCCGCAGGGCCGGCGGCTCGACGGTCCCGCGCCGCGGGGGCTGACGCCCATCCCGGTGCGCGTCCAGGACGGTGACGTGCGTACCCGCTGA
- a CDS encoding MMPL family transporter, with the protein MSQAPATTRRPATVRVARWSATHPWRAIALWLVFVSACIAIGNLSGLRTISEVDATPGQAGHAAKLVHDSGLSEPATEDVLITARSGTLDHAAAARAAHDVRSRMAVLPEVAKVDAPVTAKNGAAVLVEVTLRGNPGDARDRVGPLLDTTAKTQQAFPALRVEQAGAASLTNAVNDQVSSDLGAAADFSLPVTLVILLVAFGAILAAGVPVLLALSAVGSATGLSALVSHLIPDSGSTSSMILLMGMAVGVDYSLFYVKRARSERHRHGRSHLDAIEIAAETSGHSVIVSGLAVIVAMLGLFVVGDPVFASLAAGSIIVVAVAVLSSLTVLPAVLVKLGRRIDRPRVPVLWRWSTADREPRLLPWLLRPALTRPGRTLLISVLALGALAVPALSMRLQSDTLQTLPQSIGETHAFARLTAAFPSRSTTHYIVVQAPAGESGAVAARLRELAGRLDGDALFVAGSGEVRTSADHTVHVLQIATDRDPESGAARDSVRQLRGTLVPGAVRGLHDVHWAVGGETATSLDTDTALSNALPWVIGFVVLLTMLIMGWVFRSALIALSTALINLLSAGAAFGVLVLTFQHTWAEKLLDFRSTGAVINWIPLFTFAVLFGLSMDYHVFVLNHVREAVAGGMSTRHAVRAGITRSAGTVTSAALVMVSVFAIFAALHMVEMKQLGFTLAVAVLIDALVVRVIVLPSLLTLLGRWTWWPGSAFAQRHRPVHLGGAVEQPHLDHAGVG; encoded by the coding sequence GTGTCCCAAGCCCCCGCCACCACCCGCAGGCCGGCCACCGTCCGGGTGGCCCGCTGGAGCGCCACCCACCCGTGGCGCGCGATCGCGCTGTGGCTGGTGTTCGTCAGCGCCTGCATCGCGATCGGCAACCTGTCGGGCCTGCGCACGATCTCCGAGGTCGACGCCACGCCCGGGCAGGCCGGGCATGCGGCCAAGCTGGTCCACGACTCCGGACTGAGCGAGCCGGCCACCGAGGACGTGCTGATCACCGCCCGGTCGGGCACGCTCGATCACGCCGCCGCCGCCAGGGCCGCCCACGACGTGCGCAGCAGGATGGCCGTCCTGCCCGAGGTGGCGAAGGTCGACGCGCCGGTGACGGCGAAGAACGGCGCCGCGGTGCTCGTCGAGGTCACGCTGCGCGGCAATCCCGGCGACGCGCGCGATCGCGTCGGCCCGCTGCTGGACACGACCGCCAAGACGCAGCAGGCGTTCCCGGCGCTGCGCGTGGAGCAGGCCGGTGCGGCCTCGCTGACCAACGCGGTCAACGATCAGGTGAGCAGCGACCTCGGCGCGGCGGCGGACTTCAGCCTGCCGGTCACCCTGGTCATCCTGCTCGTCGCGTTCGGGGCCATCCTCGCCGCCGGCGTCCCGGTGCTGCTCGCGCTGTCCGCGGTCGGCTCGGCGACCGGGCTGTCCGCGCTGGTCTCGCACCTGATCCCCGATTCCGGCAGTACCTCCTCGATGATCCTGCTGATGGGCATGGCCGTCGGCGTCGACTACTCGCTGTTCTACGTCAAGCGGGCACGCAGCGAACGACACCGCCATGGGCGCAGTCACCTGGACGCGATCGAGATCGCCGCCGAGACGTCCGGGCACTCGGTGATCGTGTCCGGCCTCGCCGTGATCGTCGCGATGCTCGGGCTGTTCGTGGTCGGCGACCCGGTGTTCGCCTCTCTGGCGGCCGGCTCGATCATCGTGGTCGCCGTCGCGGTGCTCAGCTCGCTCACCGTGCTGCCCGCGGTGCTCGTCAAGCTCGGCCGCCGCATCGACCGTCCCCGCGTGCCGGTGCTGTGGCGCTGGTCCACGGCCGACCGCGAGCCCCGGCTGCTGCCGTGGCTGCTGCGTCCGGCGCTGACCCGGCCCGGCCGCACGCTGCTGATCTCGGTGCTCGCGCTCGGTGCGCTCGCCGTGCCCGCGCTGTCGATGCGCCTGCAGAGCGACACGCTGCAGACCCTGCCGCAGTCGATCGGCGAGACGCACGCGTTCGCGCGGCTCACCGCGGCGTTCCCGAGCCGGTCGACCACGCACTACATCGTGGTGCAGGCACCGGCCGGCGAGAGCGGTGCGGTGGCGGCGCGGTTGCGCGAGCTGGCCGGCCGGCTGGACGGCGACGCGCTGTTCGTCGCCGGCAGTGGTGAGGTGCGCACGTCCGCCGATCACACCGTGCACGTGCTGCAGATCGCGACGGACCGCGACCCGGAGTCGGGCGCCGCCCGTGACAGCGTGCGCCAACTGCGCGGCACGCTCGTGCCGGGCGCCGTGCGCGGGCTGCACGACGTGCACTGGGCGGTCGGCGGGGAGACCGCGACGAGCCTGGACACCGACACCGCGCTGTCGAACGCGCTGCCGTGGGTGATCGGCTTCGTGGTGCTGCTGACCATGCTGATCATGGGCTGGGTGTTCCGCTCAGCGCTCATCGCGCTGAGCACCGCGCTGATCAACCTGTTGTCGGCCGGAGCGGCGTTCGGCGTACTGGTGCTGACGTTCCAGCACACCTGGGCCGAGAAGCTGCTGGACTTCCGCTCCACCGGGGCGGTGATCAACTGGATCCCGCTGTTCACCTTCGCCGTGCTGTTCGGCCTGTCGATGGACTACCACGTGTTCGTGCTGAACCACGTCCGCGAGGCGGTGGCCGGCGGGATGAGCACGCGGCACGCGGTGCGCGCCGGCATCACCCGCTCGGCCGGGACGGTGACCAGCGCCGCCCTGGTGATGGTGTCGGTCTTCGCGATCTTCGCGGCGCTGCACATGGTCGAGATGAAGCAACTCGGCTTCACGCTGGCGGTGGCGGTGCTCATCGACGCGCTGGTGGTGCGGGTGATCGTGCTGCCCTCGCTGCTGACCCTGCTGGGGCGGTGGACCTGGTGGCCCGGGTCAGCCTTCGCTCAGCGGCATCGGCCCGTACACCTCGGTGGGGCCGTCGAACAGCCGCACCTGGACCACGCCGGCGTCGGCTAG
- a CDS encoding prenyltransferase/squalene oxidase repeat-containing protein, with amino-acid sequence MSVRLPFAAAVAALAATALFVSSPAVAAPQAPATTTSPTVAAAGWLAHQFVDGNHFTYPKTPGSSTAYYWGGLTASGLFALAAAKVGSDQMEQVLHYMGTQAKGDANLGTGMSPGPYDGSVATYALAAEVSGANPADFGPDHLNLQQALADDECTAVSAPASSTDYTTPTCPGIGSARNIFSSVSESLAILAQARGGQQPSAAASTYFLSLQCPGGGFTGLTTKCTTDTNASVDETAYAVMALQALGGHSTELGRAATWLLGQRSRAGYWVAQGGPDVDSTGLAAAALDGVGKDVASSRTWLASQQVTDGPTVGVGARRGALKFQGAFDASSSIKATADGVLGLAEHASLATLTAAGASATVPVLALARPALESASVRQGGAQTITGTGFAAGEKVSGVLHSAPVALGTVRADSRGTVRLHFTVPRTLAPGTHTVVLTGQSGLSSRTSFTVTAAAVTTAPTTAQNGVDASNCDPAQLACTGRDGRQTRAELVLGAGLVLLGGLATYAGRRRRRP; translated from the coding sequence ATGTCCGTCCGTCTCCCGTTCGCCGCGGCGGTGGCAGCACTGGCCGCCACCGCGCTGTTCGTGTCCTCTCCCGCGGTCGCCGCACCGCAGGCGCCGGCCACCACCACCTCCCCGACCGTCGCCGCCGCCGGCTGGCTCGCGCACCAGTTCGTCGACGGGAATCACTTCACGTACCCGAAGACGCCTGGCTCGTCGACCGCCTACTACTGGGGCGGCCTGACCGCCAGCGGGTTGTTCGCGCTCGCGGCCGCGAAGGTCGGCTCGGACCAGATGGAACAGGTGCTGCACTACATGGGCACGCAGGCCAAGGGCGACGCGAACCTGGGCACCGGGATGTCACCGGGTCCCTACGACGGCTCGGTCGCGACGTACGCGCTCGCAGCCGAGGTGAGCGGTGCGAACCCTGCTGATTTCGGCCCCGATCACCTGAACCTGCAGCAGGCCCTGGCCGACGACGAGTGCACGGCCGTGTCGGCACCGGCGAGCAGTACGGACTACACGACCCCGACGTGTCCTGGCATCGGGAGCGCGCGCAACATCTTCTCCAGCGTGTCCGAGTCGCTCGCCATCCTGGCGCAGGCGCGGGGCGGCCAGCAGCCCTCTGCCGCGGCAAGCACGTACTTCCTGTCCCTGCAGTGCCCGGGCGGCGGGTTCACCGGCCTGACCACGAAGTGCACCACTGACACGAACGCGTCGGTGGACGAGACCGCGTACGCGGTGATGGCGCTGCAGGCGCTCGGCGGGCACTCCACGGAGCTCGGCAGAGCCGCCACGTGGCTGCTCGGGCAGCGCTCGCGGGCCGGCTACTGGGTGGCTCAGGGCGGCCCGGACGTGGACTCGACCGGCCTAGCCGCCGCCGCGCTCGACGGTGTCGGCAAGGACGTGGCGAGCTCGCGAACGTGGCTGGCCTCCCAGCAGGTGACGGACGGGCCGACGGTCGGGGTGGGGGCGCGCCGCGGGGCGCTGAAGTTCCAGGGCGCCTTCGACGCCTCGTCGTCGATCAAGGCCACCGCCGACGGCGTGCTGGGACTGGCCGAGCACGCCTCGCTCGCGACGCTGACCGCCGCGGGCGCGAGCGCGACCGTGCCGGTGCTCGCGCTGGCACGGCCGGCGCTCGAATCCGCCTCGGTGCGCCAGGGTGGCGCGCAGACGATCACCGGCACCGGCTTCGCCGCCGGCGAGAAGGTGTCCGGAGTCCTGCACTCCGCGCCGGTCGCGCTCGGGACGGTGCGCGCCGATTCGAGAGGGACGGTGCGGTTGCACTTCACCGTGCCGCGCACCCTGGCGCCCGGCACGCACACGGTCGTGCTCACCGGGCAGTCCGGGCTGAGCAGCCGGACGTCGTTCACGGTCACCGCGGCAGCGGTCACGACCGCGCCGACCACCGCCCAGAACGGGGTCGACGCGAGCAACTGCGACCCGGCCCAGCTGGCCTGCACCGGCCGTGACGGCCGGCAGACCCGTGCCGAACTGGTACTCGGCGCCGGGCTGGTGCTGCTCGGCGGCCTGGCCACGTACGCCGGACGGCGCCGGCGCCGTCCGTGA
- the erpA gene encoding iron-sulfur cluster insertion protein ErpA: MMTAAETTTVELITAPTDAPASSLTLTDGAAEKVRSLLDQEGRDDLRLRVAVQPGGCSGMQYQLFFDERSLDGDVELSLSGVPVVVDRMSAPYLGGATIDFTDTIEQQGFTIDNPNASGGCACGNSFCG; encoded by the coding sequence ATCATGACTGCAGCCGAAACGACCACCGTCGAGCTCATCACCGCGCCCACGGACGCACCGGCGAGTTCCCTGACGCTGACCGACGGGGCGGCCGAGAAGGTGCGCTCGCTGCTCGACCAGGAGGGCCGCGACGACCTGCGGCTGCGCGTCGCCGTCCAGCCGGGCGGCTGCTCGGGCATGCAGTACCAGCTGTTCTTCGACGAGCGCAGCCTCGACGGCGACGTCGAGCTCTCGCTCAGCGGGGTACCCGTCGTCGTCGACCGGATGAGCGCCCCGTACCTGGGCGGCGCCACGATCGACTTCACCGACACGATCGAGCAGCAGGGCTTCACGATCGACAACCCGAACGCGTCGGGTGGCTGCGCCTGCGGCAACTCGTTCTGCGGCTGA
- a CDS encoding carbohydrate kinase family protein, with translation MPVLVAGSIATDHLMHFPGKFTDQFMADQLHNVSLSFLVDDLVIRRGGVAPNICYGMAQLGGAPVLIGAVGEDFEDYRAWLERNGVNCEHILVSEYHHTARFICTTDDDLCQIGSFYTGAMSEARNIELAPAWRATGADLVVISADDPDAMVRHSEECRQLGYRFAADPSQQVTRMADGDALIKLIEGADLLFSNEYERGLLESKSGLSSDEVLARVNVRITTLGKRGVEISGRDVETIVVPVAKERAKADPTGVGDALRAGLLTARDWGLSWERSAQVGNTLACYVLETLGTQEYEIKPGDFADRLAESYGDDCADEVLPFLS, from the coding sequence ATGCCAGTCCTCGTCGCAGGGTCGATCGCGACCGATCACCTGATGCACTTCCCGGGCAAGTTCACCGACCAGTTCATGGCCGACCAGCTGCACAACGTGTCGCTGTCGTTCCTGGTCGACGATCTGGTGATCCGCCGCGGCGGCGTCGCGCCGAACATCTGCTACGGCATGGCCCAACTGGGCGGTGCTCCGGTGCTGATCGGCGCGGTCGGCGAGGACTTCGAGGACTACCGCGCCTGGCTCGAGCGCAACGGCGTGAACTGCGAGCACATCCTGGTTTCGGAGTACCACCACACCGCACGCTTCATCTGCACCACCGACGACGACCTGTGCCAGATCGGCTCGTTCTACACCGGCGCCATGAGCGAGGCGCGCAACATCGAACTCGCACCCGCCTGGCGCGCCACCGGCGCGGACCTCGTGGTGATCAGCGCCGACGACCCGGACGCGATGGTGCGGCACAGCGAGGAGTGCCGCCAGCTCGGGTACCGCTTCGCCGCCGACCCGTCGCAGCAGGTCACCCGGATGGCCGACGGCGACGCGCTGATCAAGCTGATCGAGGGTGCCGACCTGCTGTTCAGCAACGAGTACGAGCGTGGGCTGCTGGAGTCGAAGTCCGGCCTCAGCAGCGACGAGGTGCTCGCCCGCGTCAACGTCCGGATCACCACGCTCGGCAAGCGCGGCGTGGAGATCAGCGGCCGCGATGTCGAGACGATCGTGGTGCCGGTCGCGAAGGAGCGGGCCAAGGCCGACCCGACCGGCGTCGGGGACGCGTTGCGGGCCGGGCTGTTGACCGCGCGTGACTGGGGCTTGTCGTGGGAGCGGTCCGCCCAGGTCGGCAACACGCTGGCCTGCTATGTGCTGGAGACGCTCGGCACCCAGG
- a CDS encoding LuxR C-terminal-related transcriptional regulator, with translation MRVVIAEDLALLRDGLIRLLEAHDFEVLEAVDNGPSLLRALTEHRPDVAVVDVRLPPTFTDEGLRAALEARAAVPGLPVLVLSQYVEQLYARELLADRSGGVGYLLKDRVFNVGQFVDAVRQVAAGGTAMDPEVVGQLLSRRSAADEPIGTLTPREREVLALMAEGRSNAAIGARMFITEKAVSKHTNSIFTRLGLPPSEDDNRRVLAVLAYLNS, from the coding sequence GTGCGCGTTGTCATCGCCGAGGACCTCGCCCTCCTGCGGGACGGGCTGATCCGGCTGCTCGAAGCGCACGACTTCGAGGTGCTCGAAGCGGTCGACAACGGGCCGTCGTTGCTGCGCGCGCTCACCGAGCATCGTCCGGACGTGGCGGTCGTCGACGTCCGGCTGCCGCCCACCTTCACCGACGAGGGGTTGCGGGCTGCCCTCGAGGCGCGGGCCGCGGTGCCCGGCCTGCCGGTCCTGGTGCTGTCGCAGTACGTCGAGCAGTTGTACGCGCGCGAGCTGCTGGCAGACCGCAGCGGGGGAGTCGGCTACCTGCTCAAGGACCGGGTGTTCAACGTGGGCCAGTTCGTCGACGCAGTGCGCCAGGTCGCAGCCGGTGGCACCGCGATGGACCCGGAGGTCGTGGGGCAACTGCTCAGCCGTCGCTCGGCCGCGGACGAGCCGATCGGCACGCTCACCCCGCGCGAGCGGGAAGTGCTGGCGCTGATGGCCGAGGGGCGTTCGAACGCGGCGATCGGCGCGCGCATGTTCATCACCGAGAAGGCGGTGAGCAAGCACACCAATTCGATCTTCACCCGGCTCGGTCTGCCGCCGTCGGAGGACGACAACCGCCGGGTGCTCGCCGTGCTGGCCTACCTGAACAGCTGA
- a CDS encoding DUF3043 domain-containing protein — protein MKRRQSQQPEVVEEPVAAPHGKGRPTPKRREVVGQRGPVVAPKTRKEAYARQKELAKQSKAARAASGKAMTPAERRAALRAGDILPRRDQGETRRIARDYVDSHRMFSNYLLWLFPLMIASYVIPGAWIVQIVIVAVFVSLIVEWFFVGRKVRRLSIERTGSAQGGAMSIGFYAGSRAYLPRRWRLPAPQVDIGEEI, from the coding sequence GTGAAACGTCGCCAGTCGCAGCAGCCCGAGGTCGTCGAGGAGCCCGTCGCGGCCCCCCACGGCAAGGGTCGGCCCACCCCGAAACGCCGCGAGGTCGTCGGCCAGCGCGGCCCGGTGGTCGCGCCGAAGACCCGCAAGGAGGCCTACGCGCGGCAGAAGGAGCTCGCCAAGCAGTCCAAGGCGGCGCGGGCGGCGTCCGGAAAGGCGATGACCCCGGCCGAGCGCCGCGCGGCGCTGCGCGCGGGCGACATCCTGCCGCGGCGCGACCAGGGCGAGACGCGGCGGATCGCGCGCGACTACGTCGACTCGCACCGGATGTTCAGCAACTACCTGCTCTGGCTGTTCCCGCTGATGATCGCCAGCTACGTGATCCCGGGCGCCTGGATCGTCCAGATCGTGATCGTCGCGGTGTTCGTCAGCCTGATCGTCGAGTGGTTCTTCGTCGGACGGAAGGTGCGCCGGCTCTCGATCGAGCGCACCGGCTCGGCCCAGGGCGGCGCGATGTCGATCGGGTTCTACGCCGGCAGCCGGGCCTACCTGCCACGGCGCTGGCGGTTGCCCGCGCCCCAGGTCGACATCGGCGAGGAGATCTAA